In one window of Miscanthus floridulus cultivar M001 chromosome 12, ASM1932011v1, whole genome shotgun sequence DNA:
- the LOC136496151 gene encoding glutathione S-transferase T3-like encodes MDGDGFLSDILLDGRDAEVGGLDDLTIPMTQDTQEVDAQVQPSRSTSKGSKRSKNFHWKEDEVVCAAWLYVSKDPINGANQARGTFWGRVRAYFEEHKETEAVRTESSIMHRWLTIQHQVNKYCDCYEAVERRNQSGQTIQDKISEASKMYTGLDKDKKQFTLLPCWNILKEEDKWKAKRIEIAEMDKQAPTNKKQKSTKVSRPRDEEGTSNQQGKDDVPQETQARKRADGIKKAKENLRRGGGEACLAALDTMWAKKEVSDKEKEKAKHDRFMASIELDKEALELEKKRAATEEKRAEAELIKQEKEIMFADSTSLNPLQREWLETMQKEIVARRVAK; translated from the exons ATGGATGGAGATGGTTTTTTGTCGGACATTCTTCTCGATGGACGTGATGCTGAAGTTGGAGGCTTGGACGACCTCACCATTCCTATGACACAAGACACTCAAGAAGTCGATGCGCAAGTGCAGCCAAGTCGCAGTACAAGTAAGGGATCGAAAAGGTCAAAAAATTTTCATTGGAAGGAAGACGAAGTTGTATGCGCCGCCTGGTTGTACGTTAGCAAAGACCCCATCAACGGGGCCAATCAAGCTCGTGGCACATTTTGGGGTAGAGTACGTGCATACTTTGAGGAGCACAAGGAAACCGAAGCTGTGCGGACAGAGAGTTCGATTATGCATAGGTGGCTTACAATTCAGCATCAAGTGAACAAGTATTGTGACTGCTACGAGGCGGTTGAGCGTAGGAATCAGAGTGGACAAACTATTCAAGACAAG ATTTCAGAAGCATCGAAGATGTACACCGGATTAGACAAGGACAAAAAGCAATTTACTCTTCTACCTTGTTGGAACATATTGAAGGAAGAAGACAAGTGGAAAGCCAAGAGGATTGAAATTGCCGAGATGGATAAACAAGCACCAACCAACAAAAAACAGAAGTCCACAAAGGTGTCTAGGCCAAGAGATGAAGAAGGCACCAGCAATCAACAAGGTAAAGATGATGTTCCTCAAGAAACCCAAGCAAGGAAAAGGGCAGATGGGATAAAAAAGGCAAAAGAAAATCTTAGGCGAGGAGGTGGGGAAGCTTGCTTGGCTGCGTTGGACACGATGTGGGCAAAGAAGGAGGTTTCTGACAAGGAAAAAGAGAAAGCAAAACATGATAGGTTCATGGCGTCAATTGAGCTAGACAAGGAAGCACTGGAGCTAGAGAAGAAGCGCGCAGCAACTGAAGAGAAAAGAGCTGAAGCGGAGTTGATCAAACAGGAGAAAGAAATCATGTTTGCGGACTCGACCTCCCTCAACCCGCTGCAGCGTGAATGGCTTGAGACGATGCAGAAGGAGATTGTTGCTAGGCGTGTTGCAAAATAA
- the LOC136498506 gene encoding uncharacterized protein has product MENKSPSSSCVSPAPTSTMSAGESSWAMHIANFLASTPQDGIREMGDQHAAVSGGSSFSSGFSSSFHSFGDDASFITSELMCDDDEEDESLQDTACSSAAGHQKMATMANFDMKQMAPMDAKEFNMPLLMLQAKYMEAMGSKQQATGVDQQAINSFSNNEKALYESNELRKKGLCLVPISMSINYIG; this is encoded by the exons ATGGAGAACAAATCACCCTCCTCCTCATGCGTCAGCCCAGCGCCCACATCCACCATGTCAGCCGGCGAGAGCAGCTGGGCCATGCACATCGCAAACTTCCTGGCCTCGACGCCGCAAGACGGCATCAGAGAGATGGGCGATCAGCATGCAGCGGTCTCTGGCGGCAGCAGCTTCTCCTCCGgcttctcttcttccttccatTCCTTTGGCGACGACGCCTCCTTCATCACGTCTGAGCTCATGTGTGACGACGACGAAGAGGATGAGTCCCTACAGGACACGGCCTGTTCTTCTGCAGCTGGCCACCAAAAG ATGGCTACCATGGCAAATTTCGATATGAAGCAAATGGCACCCATGGATGCAAAAGAGTTCAACATGCCCTTGCTCATG TTGCAGGCCAAGTACATGGAAGCTATGGGTTCAAAACAACAGGCGACTGGCGTGGATCAACAAGCCATCAATAGTTTTAGTAACAACGAGAAGGCGCTATATGAGAGTAATGAGCTGAGGAAGAAAGGGCTTTGTTTGGTCCCTATCTCTATGTCGATAAACTATATCGGATGA